CAGGAGTAGGTGCTGCTTGGAAAACAGCAGATGTGGAACCGGGTTCAACAGTAGTGATCTTCGGTTTGGGTGCAATCGGATTAGCAGTACatacctcctcctcctccttgcTTTTGTCGGTATTAATAACCTCTTATGCTTAATCCGGAGGAATTTTCAGGTTGCAGAAGGAGCAAGGCTATGTGGTGCTACCAGAATTATTGGTGTAGATATAAACTCTGATAAGTTTGAAATAGGTAGGTACACTAAATGTTCATTGTACAACAACAAAAAGGGAAGCCCGGTGCGCAAACCACCCCTCGTTTACAcaaggtccggggaagggccgcaccctaaggggtgtgatgtaggcagctTACCCTGATGCAAGTATGAGTGGCTGAtcccacggctcgaacccgtgaccgaCAACTTGACCGTTGCGCTAAGGCTCCCCTTCattgtacaacaacaacaactaacaATAACAAAAAAGATAATATTCGTCTTCCTCTTCTCCTTTTTGCTTATTTTTATCTTTCTCATTTGACACAGGGAAGCAATTTGGAGTGACTGATTTTATCAATTCCAACAACTGCGGGGATAAACCTATTAGTCAGGTGGGAAATTAAGAAAGAAGATTATGCTTATTTGTGAATGAGTGCAAAAATCATGGTTGCAGCTTTTATTCTTACAATATGGAATTTATTAACTTAGAAGCTTGACCCCTTGCCTCTTTAGCTGAGGGTCTAGCGAAAACATCCTTTCTGCCCtcccggggtaggggtaaggtctgcgtatacactaccttccccagaccccatgCTGTGGGAATATACTgcgtatgttgttgttgtagaaGCTTGACAACTTATAATTATGTGGCAATGATCCTTAGCCTATGCTAAAACTCTCATAATGTTTTTGCTTTTTTTATGAGCAGGTGATAATTGAGATGACTAATGGAGGTGCTGACTATTGTTTTGAATGTGTTGGTCTGGGAACACTTGTGCAGGAAGCGTTCGCCTGCTGTCGAAAGGTCTCCCCCATATAACTCTTACACTAATCAACAAAATAATGAGAACAAATTCATACCTAATACCTTTGGATATAAAATGCAGGGTTGGGGAATAACAGTAGTTTTAGGAGTTGATAAGCCAGGGGCACAGCTGAACTTGAACTCTTTTGAGGTTCTTACGAGTAAGAAAACTCTCACAGGAGCACTCTTTGGTGGTCTCAAACCAAAATCCGACGTTCCTATCCTTGTTAAACGTTATCTTGATAAGGTAATCAATCATACTTATGTTTGTTGCGATTCTTTTCAAGGGACAAGCTGCATTTCAATTATAAAGTTGTGGGATTCATTTGAATAACATTAGTCCTCGCCTTTTTCGTGGCTTTAGGAATTGCAATTGGACAAGTTTGTGACACATGAAGTGAATTTTGAAGACATCAACAAGGCTTTCGATTTACTTATTCAAGGAAAGAGCCTACGCTGTGTTATTTGGATGGACAAGCTGTGATTTATTTTACTGCAGCCTATGCCAAAATAAGTATTCCCTTGTTCTTTAGTTATTGAAGCTCACCTCTCAAAATCCATGTTACTCCCCTAAGAAAAAAAGCTCCTGTAATAGATGAACAGTATGCAATTGTTTTTCCAACATTAAATTAATATCTGTTATTGTGGGAATAAAAAACATCATCAATGCCAAAGTTCTGTTCTTACACTTGCATGTTTAAGTTGGATTTCCTGTGTCTTACTATCCTAAGACACAGTAAAAGCACTAGATGCACCAGTATAATACGAGTTTGGTGATTCATTCGTTTTCTTTGTTGATCCAAAATGCCTTAAGCGATAAACGCCATGATTAGCCTCGTCTGGTACTTCCCATTCAAGTGTAGCATAACTATAACTATTCACATGAGCAGTAGCATttgcagcagcagcagcagcagcaataGCAGTAATATTTTCTGCTAGCCATTTAAAGATCAAGCAAAAATCGTCGTCATCATATGCAGGTATCCAGTTTTTGCCTTGAAGCATTTCCACAACAGCAAATGTGCCTTCAGTAAGTAAGTCATATCTTGGATTTGCACTCCAGAATGTAGCAATTGCTTTGTCACCCTTTTTAAATGTTCCTGATTTTGGTACATTTATGTCTTGTTTAATATCACCAAAATTTATGCCTTGTGGAGGTGAGTCACCAGTAGGATTTGGTAGTAGACTAAGTTGAATTGACAAAAGATCTGGAGGTGAAGGTCCTTTAGAAATTTGTTCTCCTTTTGCCATAGATTTAGCTAACTTCTTGAATTCTTGAATATATGCTGATAATGTATGGGGACCATATAGGGTAGATGCAGCCTGTCCAAATTTTTGACATTTTAAAATGTAAAGAAATTTAAGGTTATAATATGCTACCATTATATTTTGACATGTTACTTTATTTTTTAGGTGAGCCATTAGATTTAATATTGACAGTTACATGTTATTGTACATCACCTGATATAAAAAGAGTTATATTCCGATTGTGAAAAGTATCGTTATAGACACCATATTCCTTTGCCATATGGTTCAAACTTTATTATAAATACAAACTAGTTCGAGTCAAAAGTAAATGCATTAATACCTCGTATCTTTGTTGCTCGTATTCTTCAAAAGTTGTTATATACTGTGAGTAAGCGTTGGTTAGGCCTGCTATGACGACCTCAGTTTGGTCGTCAAATTCGCCATTTCCACTGCTTATTAGTGTTTCTTTTACTGCCTCTCTTAATCGACGACCAGCCATTGTTGTAAACTCTGTGTATATGTTGTGCATAATTTAGTAGTATTACCTTTGTACCAAAAAGAATGAGAAGCCCCAAGAACTAACACGTGAAATTGTACATTGTTTCTTAGtaattattttgaaaagaatctacATATTTAAGAATCACTTAAAACGTGGAGTAATATGCAAGTatagatcataatttttgtaAAGATTTATAGTTAGTAATTATTTAGAAAAAGTCAGTCAAATCATTACCTCCTGGCACAGAGAGAATGATGAGACTTCCCAGCCTAATAATTTGAATTGGAAGTATTGCTGGCTGCCAAAAAAGTAAAAAACAACTACAAGATTCATCAATAAATTTACTCAATGACAAATGaaatcaagaaaataattttctaatgcagaattttctatttttccttttattttctttctggGCCTTACCGCCCACGGATAGGGCCAAGACATTTCTCCAGTGTCCAGCAAAACAGTCTTGGGCTTTTGACAGTCCACTTGATATGGGCTTGGTTCTCTTAACACATCTCTTAGCTTTTTCCAAAATGGATTGATCTGAAAAGCACATCAAAGTTTCAATTTAAACCATAATCAGACTTTCAACTTTATTCATAGAGAAATAAAAGTTTTAATTCAAGAAGAATTAAGCTAAAAATCCGCCCACCTAattgcttaaactaaaaatagctggCGGATATATAATATATCCATGTATAAGATTTGTATAACTGTATATAATCTGTGTattggctagaaaaagtaaataatgaatCAGACTGACTATGTTTGTAAAAATCCCTTAATTTAAAACTAATCCTGACCTCGGTATCGCCTTGCTGGAAACCAAAAACACCAGGCCCATCAGTAGTTCCAGCAGCAAATCCTGGGCCCAATGCTGCAGGGCATGTTTGGACAACCTTATTTCCTTCTAATTGAACTTTAATATTTGTAAAGTTTAAATAAACATGGCGATAATCAATCTTCCCTGTTAATTCTTGTTTAGCTGAAGTGAAAAGCTCAACAGCCTTTTGAAACTGTCTCTCTCCAATAATCTTTGTACTCAAGATTTCATATGGATATCTGTAGTTGAAAAGCCCATTAAAAATTAAAGCCTAATTTAACCAACAGACGGAAAAAGGAAGTGAAAATAGCACGTGCTAgctagttttcggactggtaattaaaaaatagccagcgttcGCAAAATCACTGAAAAATAActattattttgctgaaacacgtaaagttccagcataatatgttggattatCTTATATATAaatttccagcatattatgttggaactccagtacacggaaagttccaacataatatgcgcAATTATGGAACTCCAACgaataaacttccagcatattatgttggaactccagcacattatgaaattccagcacattatgctggaatctcatatgtaaaaaattcaaactccaacatattatactaaatttttccggatttttaacggtgtttttgttcagatgttatctttacatgaaaaagtagctaaatttcaatttattttaaaactgTAGCTATTATTCAATTACCAATTATAAATCTGGTTATTTCTGATTTTTTAGAAGTACTCTTTAAGTCTTACCCAGGCCCACGGCCCACACAGAGTTGGTCATTGCCATGACAAGAAGAGTGATTAAAATCACAAGGTAATCCACTGTCAATGCAAAATGCTCCACGCACATTTGGGCTGACATCTCCAACATTTGATTGGCAAAATGCTCCAACAAATTTCAATTCTTTGTTCTTCCTCACCTTAAACCCTTGGCTTGTTGTATTTGCACAATCTTTTCCTCCTGTGGCCTTGATTGTGGATGCTTTATCGAACAAATCTTGGTTTCTACCTGATCCACAAagaaatttaagttatatatgttGACGGTATACAGAGTTTATACGCTATTAGTGAATTTTAACCACCGTTAACATGTTAGTCACTTTTTTTTTTGAGGttattaattagtaatatttttatcataaaatttatTTGTAGTTAACTAATAGGTACTTGCACTAATTAACTCAAGCTCAAAAATCTAGCTCATGAGGTAAAaattatctaaaataaataaataacgaGATTTCAACTTATTCCATCTACCAATGTGTGACTTGGTATTCCCCTCACGACGGACTAATAAACAACTGAAGCATAAATAACACAACCCATCATTGATAAACGCAACAACATGCATGGATCAACGGCTCAGATTGTTGGAATTGAGTTAGACTCAACGTTATAAATATATCTTAGTATATACTCTTAAAATCaaaacatgaaaaaatatttattgaaGTCTTGTGTTCATCACAAACTAAATGAATATTATACCTACCTATCACCTTAGAGTAAGTGGTAGAATTTGTTGAGGAATTTTTCTCCTGAGAAGCAAACCAGTCCTCAAAGAACCTAGCAGCTGCACCTTTGTTATCTCCACTGATAAGCTTGTTATTTCTGCTCATTGAAGTTCCATGTGTTGCAAACCAGTTGAATGCACCAACACTTTTTCTAGTCTCTCcatccacaaatttcaaaagGGTCATTAGAGTATCAACATTGTTAAGATATTTGGACCTCTCTTCTTTAGGGTTGAATAGATATGCACTTGGACTCCTGTTTATACCTGCAGCTGCATTCTCTAGATCCCCTACATAaccataaaaaaaaaaaggatttaaAATTCCATCGAAGGGTAGATTAGTAAAGAGGATAAAATAGATTAAATTACGTATGGTCACTGAAATTAAAATTACAAATTATTTTTTGTATTCGAACTTTATACACTAGTATAACATTTAATTCACTAAAAACTTTACCAACTATGACAACTATCATAGAATTTTTTTGTCACATTAAaaaaaaagatagaattttacCAATTAAAACAGTAAAGTGACTAAACTTTATCCACTAGGCCATTATTACGACAAAACTTACCCATCAAAATTATTTTACTAGTATAGTGATAAAGTTTGTAACTTTAATGTTATAGTGAGAATATGGTACTGTATTTACACCTACAAATATATGATATAGGAATAGTTCAACGTAGTGAATTTGACGGAATTCTTTTTTTTAAGGAATTGCAACTATCcattacaaaacaaaaaaaatcgtTTTTACAAGTAAATACTCAAGACGCAAGTAGGCTTACAAGGTTTGCTTGAAAATACACATACAAGATTTGCTTGTTACTAATATAGTCTAGTCTCTATTACTTTAATGTGATAAAAATGAATTTCTGTGACTTTCTTATTATAGCAGGTGAAGTTAGTAATAATATGTGAAACTAACTCCAATTTAATTACATCCATATAGGGCACTATCAACAAATATAACTTAAATATTAACCAAGATATCAGAATACGCCCTTTTTACTTTTTTTCCCCCTTAATTTTATCATATATGTTCTATGTTTTAAGTAAAGACTACAATAGTTAATCGTACATTCAATGTTAGTGAAATAAAGACCCAAAATCTTGTACGTTATATTTTTTTTAGCAAGAAAATAATGATTGATTTCTTACCTTTGTTGATAAAGATGGAACCAGGCTTTAGATTGTCATGAGCTTGGACAATGCTGTGTTCAATAGCAGTAACAATGGCCTCAAATGACTGAGGAACAAAGCCAAGTGAAGTTACAGTATAAGTCACGTATTGCAAGTAACCTCCTGGACCAGCATGAGTATGTGTCCCACTTATTGCAACATTATCTTTACTGTATAAATTTCCATACCTTCATATGCAAACAAAGTATATTAAGAGAATTGTTTAAGATAATTTTTTCTGCTTTTAGCTTTAGTTGTGGTAGTGAAATGGGATACGTATCGCGCAGCAATTCTATGTTACATAGATTTCTCATTATACGTACTTAATGTGTCTGCAACGAATTAATGTGACATAGGAGTGAGTACTTAGTGTTAACCTTCTTAAATGCACTAAAACATTAGCCCAAAAGAAAATTTGCATAAATAACTATTACTTCTCTAGTTCAATTTGCTCCCTCCGTTTACTTTTACATGTCTAATATGCTAAACATTGCTAAAAATACATTTTTACTTTTACTTATCCATTTTCGCAAATCAGGAGAAagacaatatttttttttctagCTTTACCCTTATCATTAACACTCATTCCCTAAATCATTTCCTAAGACTTTTTGAAATGCTATCATTATTATGGgtaaaattatcaaatatacacttcatttatttttcttaaaagaaGTGTGCAAAGTCAAAATTGGACAATTAAAAATGAACGGAGTGAGTATCTTAGTTTGATTCGGCACCACGTTTAGGAAATAAATAAAAACTTTTAAAGTTTACGACTTTAAACATATCATAACATTTGTGTGTCTATAAGAAATTCTCATTATTAAGGGAAAACGATAAGTTTAAagttaattatttcaaaatatagaAATGTGTTATTCTTTTGAACGAATTAATGAGAAAATAGTGCCAAATCAATTTAATTTATCCTCCATTTTACATGATACACTTTTTCTTTTTAgtcttttttaaataaaaaaaatacgtaCCTTTCTATATTTGAGAATTCTAACTATATACTTTTTATTTCACCTTAATGACATGCTCttttttttttgccataaaaATGACATGACATATTTAAGATCAAAATTTCTGAAAGTACTTGGAATATAGTATGTTCAAAatgctttcttttccttttcttttacgCTTTACGTTGTGGAAGTAATTAGTAACTAGAAATTATGGTACGTACATTGATTTTAGTCTCTCAAGTACTTTTATTGTCACAAGTTGTGAAGCCATCCCAGCATCAAGGTTAACGAAAGCAAACCTCGAACCTTTTGAATTTTCAGCAACAATGAAAGTCCTAGCTCTTAACCTGAAATGTATACCGCCAGTAACTTGATCAAAATTACCATATCCCATCATGTTTACTTGAGCAGCTGGGCCAGTCATGTCATAACTCCCAACTCCTATTAAGTATTCCCCATTGACACTTCCAATTATTGAACAACCTAAAAGCAGAAAAATACTTAATAAGATCTCTGTTTTTCTTCTCATTTTGGTCTATGAAGGAAATTGTCTAGATAGCTTTCAGAATATATAAGGGTTATGTTGGTGAAAAGTTGGGAATTCCTAGGAAATACTGGAGTTGTTGGGATTAAGTGACATAAAACttagacgttttgtttttaaatttcacTATGCTTCTTAGGCATGTCCGAACGTGAAATTTAGGGAAAGCTGTCTTGTTTGTTTATGTTGGAATTGTACCTCTTTTTACGGCTCGTATTTTAGCTGTTTGTTTTTTCAGTTTCATTTGGATTAGACTATGCATTTAGAGAAGATTGACAAATCGGTAACGACGGTAAGTCAAGATTTTTGAGagaaagaaaaattaaataaaaaagggaaaaaacaCCAGGATTTATCTATAAACTTGGTGTTTTCTTTTAGCTCTTACATTGATAGAATGAGTTGTATGAAGAATTATTTTGTCATATCAAATATTACTTGGTGTAATATCCACATTTAGACGAtatgaaaataagaaaataacggGAGTGATGACTAAGAAGGAAATCACTCAAATGAAAGTGATTGAGTCAATCAAATTGGCATTTCCAGTCAAATTGGCCAGTACTTATCATAAAACTTTGGAATAATTGCACCTCAGATTTTTCGGTATCCAGGAAAATAATTTTtgagaaaccactattgtttagtgactattaacttcctataactATCATATACGTAATTACTTCATATAGCTACTTTTTAATTATTACGCGACTGTATTCTatgtattcgcgctactgtattcatgaatacagtagcgaaATTCGCCTAAAAAATAGGGGAATTCAgttgtttaataacggaaagaggatcaattagcatgtatcactcctaatttaactcaacaaaattaaTTCTACATAAATTTCGCTGCTACTGTGCAGTATTCCATGTATTCATGCGACTGTATTTAGTAATCAAGAAATAGGGTGTATACCGTTctattcaattcgactgtatacattgtattcaattcacatATATTTATTATTCACTATTATATattgtattcaattcaccgtattaaattcgactgtattcaaataacaaaaatcacaaaacacaGTGATATTCgattgtattaaaaaaatacagactttcggaatacataaatacaagcaaaaaaataatatatttatataataatataatgtatttatacataatacaatatatttgtatcattgtatgtgactaaatagcaaagaagaaaagaaagttcGCCGGagatggcatttttcggccaagcaaAATACTGTATATATTGTATTAAAGCTAAAAATGGAGACGGACAAAAAAAAttacatataaaaatataatttaagcaGCAGCATCCCCCCCCACCCCACAAAAGTACACATATGCCAATTTTTGGTGCGTAGCCATTTTTTCTGTGAAAGCACAAGAAGGGAACAAGCTACATGTTGAACCAGCCGCCTAAAGCACAACAACCAGTTTCTTCTACCATAGCTCCGCCGCCACTATTCCACTTCTCTccgatccaaaatcaccattcttCCAACGCAGCTCTGCCGACACCTACTTCTTCGAGTCACCGGAGACATCGAATCTCCGGATGACGCCGACGATTCTGTTGATTTGAAAGAGAAGAGAGAGGATTGAGAATTTTGTTGTGAGAGAAAGAACATGATTggcgtatttcatgcctcaatggtaggGTATATAATAAATACCTAATTTGCTATAAAATAGAAAAGGTAGctataagtaataatattttaaaattattttggtttataataaatagagtGTAAtagtaatgacccaaccggtcattttgacttttagaatcctGTTTTCCTAAATAAAATTTTCCgtatatgcttttattaatttatgacttgcggggatggtcggttcgggatttgaaagtgttcgggttaaaatcggaatacttagttcttTAATTTGGCTTAAAagcccaagtttgacttcggtcaacattttgagaaaatgacccccgaatcgggatttgacggttccaataggttcgtatgatgattttggacttggacgtatgttcgaatcgggttttggacaacgcggaagcgtttcagcgcttaatagtgaaaatcaactatttaaaggtttaaggttcttaaattttttggtttggagtaggttttggagtaaatgAGGCCCGTTCGGAATTTCGAGCATAAGAATAGCTCTATATgctgatttaagacttgcacgcaaaatttggtgtcattccgagtagttaaAGTATGTTTCAGCgtattcggagtaagtttgaagaatttaaaatttctgagttgaatcaatttggtttgaggtatgattcttagttttgatgttgttttacacgttccgagggtttgagtaagtccgttttatgatttcaaacttgttggtatattcgggtggGGCCCCGGgagttaaccggacgaggctcgagCCAATTTTTGAAATTGGAGCAACTGCTGAAGGCTCCAGCTTCTGCTGCAATCGCACATGCGGTTGggaagtcgcaggtgcgagtaaCGCCGGTGCGAAGGAGCAGGCGCAAAAGCGAAaatggcgcaggtgcgagggcattggtcgcacctgcggacgcgCAGAAGCAGCCCacttcaccgcaggtgcgaagccaggCCAAATGgagaaatgcgcacctgcgaggctttttccgcaggtgcggctaagcctccacaggtgcggaaatgatTGTTAGGCAGAATGTTAAAAGGGGGCGAGGCTCAGTCATTTTAGTCCGttttttctccatttttgggcgattttggagctttttgaaagaggattttaactagcaacttgaaggtaagttaattctacacactttgagttaaatacatagactatgagtagattataacctgtaaattatGCAAattaagggtttagatgaaaaacttaggttttgataaaaataaaattttaaccacgaaaatggttatggaattggatgaaaattgtattaattgtatcctcatttaattaaagcaataaaATTATGTTGTAATTGGTTAGAGGAAatggtaaaagattgaaatctcatatacttgaagttttgttcagaatatttaactgttgtagaaatttgtacATCCTCATGTGTTaatctcaaatatatatatatatatatatatatatatatatatatatatatataatttttttctcattccggaggttcataagaaaatgtcttcctttcttttggagcgggccgaatgcctcggcagtatagatacatctatggatcgcaccgcacgtccctcgacagtgtacacgacactctggatcgggccgtacgacctcggcagaaatcatgcctaataataataattacacgataccttgatattttagttgcagcttgtgaagttaatttgataaattggaaattattaaaatttaagaaatttatttatttctgcttgtttagaaaattattgttgttcacctaaaaaaatcatgtttaattatataattctattgtaatattattgacccatagtgagtgtcaaagtcgacctctcgtcactacttcttcgagattaggcttgatacttattgggtacacgttgtttacgtactcatactatgcttgctgtactttttgtgcagcaCCCGAGACGTACTATCGGAGGACCTATCGGAGTGCACCCACGTTAtctagaggcttagtggtgagctgtctttctgagccgttctgcagcaactagtgcctctttttgtatttgtattctgtctattttatttcagacaatatttagaattttgtataatctactagatgctcatacaattgtgacaccaggtcttggcacatactaGTAGagtttttggatttaattattttacttgggttttaatttatcttatttctcacattgtcTTAATTTTTGCAAGTACTCCGAGTTTTAgtactcggataatttttaaagaaatgaatatatgtttaaatcattagttggcttgcctagctgggatattgggcgccatcacgacctataggtgagtttgggtcgtgacagtaatagtttgctataggaggtaaaatttcctttCTCTTTAACACATCTCTTAGCTTCTTCCAAAATGGATTTATCAGTGAAGCAAATCAAATTTTCATCCTTAAACACAACAAAATGTTAAGAGAATGTATTAACGTAAATAACCGTCACCCAACTGCTTAAACTAAATATAGTTGACGGATGTTTAATATTTGTAAAGTCATATATACTATGAGTATAATCGGGTATAATTTACATAAAtgactaaataaataaatagtaaaTTTGGCCGGTTATTTGTGCAAATATCCCAAGTTTTTTTCATGATTATAGAAAATGAATTGATCCATGATCTTGGTATCACGTTGCTGGAACCCAAAAACACCAGGCCCATCAGTAGTTCCAGCAGCAAATCCTGGGCCCAATGTTGCAGGGCATGTTTGGACAACCTTATTCCCTTCTAATTGAACTTTAATATTTGTAAAGTTCAGATAAACATGGCGATAATCAATCTTCCCTGTTAATTCTTGTCTGTCTCCAATAATCTTTGTACTCAAGATTTCATCTGGATTGTAGTTAAAAAGCCCATTAGAAATTAAAGCCCAATTTAACCGGCGGACGCAAAAAGGAAGGGATTTTTtcgttcctatacaatattttaaagttatttaccaaaattattctaattttatatattaccgccctaaacaaggattacttacaaattatatatatattccaccTTAAAAGGCTCATAATCTATTATTAGTGCCTTTAATCAAGGAAATTTAGTTACACCTTTTTTTTTCCCCTCTCATCTCTTTATTCTTGTTCTTCATCACTTAGCCTATATTTTCTCTCTTCTCTAGTCGATGGTTGTGACATAATCCGGTGCTTCAGTTCCTATTGGAATCTTCCTAGAGGTGTTTAGcccaatatttgaatagttaaGAAGTCTGGGAGCTCTGGAGTGCTATCTCCAAATCTACCCAGCAGTCATCTTCTAATATAGTTTCTCTCCTACTTCAAATGCCAAACTTCCAGACCTATCTTATGCTAAAGAAAAAGAATATGTGAATAGTAACAAAGAATGTAGCAATTTTTGCTGCTACAGTGTACATGATATTTATACCAAGAGACACCTTAATCACAAACCTTAGTAATGTGGTTGTAATCTTGTTAATAAATACTTAAACTTGAACTATATATCCCACAACTTTGCCTAAAAATTAAAATCGGCTCTAATGACGATTTGTCGCATTCCCATTCTTGGTGTCTCCTGGCTCAGGTACCAGTCATGAATTTATTCTTCACTTTTCTTTCCTTAATAATCAACTGAGAAAAGAACAATATATGGTACATaaatatacaaattaaaaataaatttcgtataaatttaatgcaaattttaatatctacaacaacatacatagtaaaaataaatttcatacaactaattatatattatacaacttatttataatttatctacaactttcatacattatttctatctagttaaatacaactacaatatcatacaacttgaATAAAAATTTTATACacattttatacaatatgtttttttgtatgttttgtatctgatttgtatatattttgtatgtggtgtgtgcttcttcctctctaaaat
This region of Nicotiana tomentosiformis chromosome 4, ASM39032v3, whole genome shotgun sequence genomic DNA includes:
- the LOC104100122 gene encoding alcohol dehydrogenase-like 7, coding for MASTNQNGFSKTAGKPIRCRAAVARKPGEPLVIEEVIVAPPKAHEVRLKIICTSLCYSDITFWKMKEFPGCFPRILGHEAFGIVESVGEDVEELKEGDSVVPIFLSDCKECVDCKSEKSNLCSKFPFEVSPLLHRDETSRFTTVEGETLHHFLFISSFSEYTVVDIVNITKINPEIPPNRACLFSCGVSTGVGAAWKTADVEPGSTVVIFGLGAIGLAVAEGARLCGATRIIGVDINSDKFEIGKQFGVTDFINSNNCGDKPISQVIIEMTNGGADYCFECVGLGTLVQEAFACCRKGWGITVVLGVDKPGAQLNLNSFEVLTSKKTLTGALFGGLKPKSDVPILVKRYLDKELQLDKFVTHEVNFEDINKAFDLLIQGKSLRCVIWMDKL
- the LOC104100123 gene encoding neutral ceramidase 2-like, yielding MTGPAAQVNMMGYGNFDQVTGGIHFRLRARTFIVAENSKGSRFAFVNLDAGMASQLVTIKVLERLKSMYGNLYSKDNVAISGTHTHAGPGGYLQYVTYTVTSLGFVPQSFEAIVTAIEHSIVQAHDNLKPGSIFINKGDLENAAAGINRSPSAYLFNPKEERSKYLNNVDTLMTLLKFVDGETRKSVGAFNWFATHGTSMSRNNKLISGDNKGAAARFFEDWFASQEKNSSTNSTTYSKVIGRNQDLFDKASTIKATGGKDCANTTSQGFKVRKNKELKFVGAFCQSNVGDVSPNVRGAFCIDSGLPCDFNHSSCHGNDQLCVGRGPGYPYEILSTKIIGERQFQKAVELFTSAKQELTGKIDYRHVYLNFTNIKVQLEGNKVVQTCPAALGPGFAAGTTDGPGVFGFQQGDTEINPFWKKLRDVLREPSPYQVDCQKPKTVLLDTGEMSWPYPWAPAILPIQIIRLGSLIILSVPGEFTTMAGRRLREAVKETLISSGNGEFDDQTEVVIAGLTNAYSQYITTFEEYEQQRYEAASTLYGPHTLSAYIQEFKKLAKSMAKGEQISKGPSPPDLLSIQLSLLPNPTGDSPPQGINFGDIKQDINVPKSGTFKKGDKAIATFWSANPRYDLLTEGTFAVVEMLQGKNWIPAYDDDDFCLIFKWLAENITAIAAAAAAANATAHVNSYSYATLEWEVPDEANHGVYRLRHFGSTKKTNESPNSYYTGASSAFTVS